Genomic window (Gemmatimonadaceae bacterium):
CACTTCCCGCGAAAGTACGTCGGCATCGATGATGGTCGCACCCCGCAGGGCGAGCATGTCGGCGACCGTCGACTTTCCGCTGGCAATATTTCCCGTAAGGCCAAACAATCGCATCGGATCTCCTCTGTGAGAGATGTTCCAACCTAAGCAGATGGTCGGGACCGCACATCAGAAAACTGATGACGTGCCCGAAACCTTACGTTTGCGGGGAGCCGGTCTGGGCCGTCAGCTTAAGCCCTGTCAGGGCGACAATCAGCAGCATAATGAAGAACAGCCGGATCACATCGCGCGGCTCATCGAACAGCACGATACCGGCCAGCACCGCCCCCACTGCGCCGATGCCCACCCATATGGCGTACGCAGTTCCTATCGGAATCGTTCGGGCGGCGACAGAAAGCAGAAACATGCTTCCGGCAATAGCACATGCGGTGAGCACGCTTGGGACGAGCCGTGTGAACCCGTCTGTGTACTTTAGCCCGATTGCCCAGCCGGTTTCGAGAAAGCCGGCGACCACGAGGTAAACCCACGCCATTCCGTGTCCCTCTCCGCTCACGGTGCGGCCTCAGGTCTGGGTGGCAGCGCCAAACAGACTACGCTGCTGAGAATTACCGGGCACCGGGCACTGGAAGCACATGCGACAGCGGGCTTCGTACGACTCTGTCCCTCCGACCATGATCGTCGGCGAATCGTAGGGCGCGGGCCTGCCTTCGATGAGCCGCTGGTTGCGGCTTGCGGGGCCTCCGCACAGCACGCAGATCGCGTGCAGCTTGTCCACGACTTCCGCGATTGCCATCAGCTCCGCCATCGGACCAAAAGGCTCACCTCTAAAATCGGTATCAGTGCCCGCGACAATGACTCTCCGGCCCCGTGCCGCGAGCGACGTCACCAGGCCAAGTATCCCGCGGTCGAGAAACTGGGCCTCATCGATCGCGATCACTTGCGCCATCGGGTCGACCTGCTGCCCGATTTGTGCCGCCGAGTCGGCGGGCATTGCCTGAACGGTACGTCCATCGTGACTTGATACTGTGTTGATGCCCGCGTATCTGGCATCAAGATGCGACTTGAACACCTGCACCCGCTTTCGGGCGATCATGGACCTGCGAACCCGGCGGATCAACTCTTCACTTTTCCCGCTGAACATCACGCCGGCTACGACTTCAATCCAGCCGCCGGTCTGATGAAACGACTGCATCATTGACGATCGGGGCGGGGCGGCCGCGAGAACTTGTCACGCGGCGGGCCGCTTCGGTCGTCGCGGGGGCGCCCGGTCGCACTACCTCGGGACGACGAAGTGCCTCTGGGTGGATTCCCGTCCCTGGAGTCGCGCACCGGTCGGCCGGGTGGCCGACCAGATAAATTTCTGTCCCGGTCGGACGTGGCAGGCCGCTCGCTGGCCCGGGGCGCCACGGACTTCATCCTTGCCGACGCCTCGAGTCCCTTCCGGATCGTCCGCTCACGCTCGAGCAGACGCAGCGCTGCGGCGGCAACCTCAATGCCATCATACCGCTCGAGCAGCGGCTCAAGGGCGAGCACTTCGCGGGCTGGAATCCCGGCCTCGAGCAGAGTTGCCAGCTCGCGTCGCAGCGCAATTTCGCTCTCGCGAGCTGCCGTTCCGGCCTGACGGAGAGTAAAGGGTGTTACCTGACCGCCCGCAAGACTGCGGAGACCGGCAACTTCGCGAGGCTGAGTGAGGGCAAGTATCATCACTGCGCCGGCATCGGCCGCTGTTGCCAGCTGGGTACGACCGGACGGCGGCTCGAAGAAGATGACCGCGTGGGTGTTTTCTGCCACGTGCCCCGTGGACACCTGAACCTGGGCCATCTCGCCCCCGTACCCGAGCGAGCGCAGCGCCCGTCCCGCCTCGGCCTCGGACTCTTCAGACTGTACGATAACCGTGGCAGATGGGGGGTCGAGGTCATCCAGCAAGCGACGTAAGGCGGCAGACCGGCCGAATGCGGAAACCATCACATACTGAACGTCAATCGGGGCAGCGTCCTCGCTTAGGACAGGTTCCGATTCCCGCCGTGCCCGCCTCAGGTACCGTTCGGCGAAAGCGTTGACCCGGCCTTCGGACCGACTCGTGACCACCACCCGGGCGGCGTCCCTCGGCAACTCCCCCATGACCGACTCGAGCGCCTCCACATCCGCGGGATCGCCCGCCAGAATCTCGTCGGCCCACGCAAGAACGACGGTCCTGACCTCATGGAGCTTGAGGTGACTTCCCTGAACGAGCTCGCGAATGTCGCGGGGCGAGCCGGCAACTGCGAGCACCGGCCGGCCGGTCATCAGCCGGGCCGCTCGCCGTGCTGTCGTCACCGGGAACAACTCGACCCCTGCGGGACCCGCCATCCTCAGCACGGCTTCGGCCAATGCCACCGCGTTCTCCGCATCCGACGTCAGCACGAGCACCTGAGTGGAGCCCGCCGATGGGTCAACCCGCTCGAGTGGACCCGTCAGAAATCCAGGGACTGAAGCCATCGAACGCGGCAGTGTATGGACTACGTTCTGGCTGCGTCCCGCGCCGCGATCTTCCCGTTCTTCCGATTCCACTGTGCAGGCTCCTGGATGCAACATGGCGCAGCTTCCGCCGCGCCGATACTGTTATTATCAGTCCCTCCGCGATGCTCGCTGCAGGGAAGAAGTATAGCAGCTTCAAGATGGCACTGCCCACTGTCGTGCCACCGGCCACCGACACTCAACGCACCTCGCATGATCACCGCAATTGTCCTGATAAAAGCCGACCCGAAGACCATCCCCCAGTGCGCCACGCGGCTGGCCGGTATCGAGGGAGTTTCGCAGGTTTACTCGGTATCCGGAGAGTGGGATCTTGTCGCACTGGTGGAGGTCACCGACTATGAGGGTGTCGCCAGAGTCGTAACCGAGCATATCTCCGCTGTGCCGGGACTTCGCAACACGCAGACGCTGACTGCTTTCCGCGCATACTCGAAAAAGGATCTGGAGCAGGCGTGGGACATTGGACTGGAGTGAAGCATCACGCAACGTCAGCCAAAGCTGGCGACGCCTGGCCCTCCTCGGTTCATGATGCGCGCAGGTTTATTACAAGCCGCATCGCAGGATCCACAACTGTCGAGGAACTCGCGACCGACGGAAGCAGATACGGCCGCGCAGACGACCCTGCGGTCATTGTCGAGCCGGACGTTATCGAGGGAACAGTGTTTGGCGCGAGGGTGGTCCCACGGTCGGGCCAAACTCCGGGTTACAGCGCATTCGGCGCATTTGTCGATGGCACGCAGAGTATCGGCATCGTCAATCAGGTTGGAGGAATTCCGATCGTGTGGGCGACTGTGTCGGCCGCCGTTCGCGTACGTGTGAACAGAAGGCTGGTTGCGTGGCAGCGATTTCCTCCGGCGGTGGAACGGCGGTACTACGTCCCCTTTCGATACCTTGACGACCTCGATTCAGCCTTTCTGAACCATCCGCAGGTAGTAGATACCGCAGCCGTCAACTCACAGGGCAAATTCCCGTCACGGCATCCGGCCGCGCTCATGGAAAGCGCGGTGCAGAGCGTTCAGAGGGATCGCGAGCTGCTGGAGCAACGACTTGCCGAATCATGGTGTTCAACTGAGCGCTCGGCGCTCTTCATCGACGGGAGTATCACGTCGAGTGCCGCGATATCGACGTCATGGTTAGCGGTCGGGGTCGTCAAGACTCATCGCCGCCTCTATGCCGATGGCGATGCATTCCGCGCTCTCGCCGCGCTCGGCGCGGGCGAACGGTCATCGGTGTTCAGGGTGTCCCCAAGGGCTCGCCACGCGGTTGCCAGCTGGTATCTCAGGATACGAAAGCCGGCGGGTCGCGATGCGTTGTTCGGGCTCGTAAGAGTAGAGGTAGCCGACGGCGGCGACATTGCAGCCCGTGCCGACGAGGTCTCCGGCTGGATACTCGCCGAAGGTGCGCCGCTGGCGATGCCCGACGGGCGGTGGGACAAGCTCGCTTACGGAATCCGGGATACCGAAGAATTTCTGAGGGCGATTTCTTGAGCGATCCGCTTGGCCGTGTCGTCGCTACCGAGCGGCGACCCAATACGCCACACGAATTTCACTTCTGGACCGCGCTTTCGTCGCCGGTGGGGATCGGGACTATCGTGCGAGTTGAAGGCGCCAACCCCGTCGAGGGTCAGATCCCTCAGATCTACGGCGTTGTAATCGAGGGATTCAGCTATACGGATCTGCATTCGCCGATGCATGACGTGCTGGGCCATGACGGGTCACCCGCAAATGCGGGCTTCGCGGTGACCGAACGTGCGGAGATCCGGCTGTATACTGCGGCGGTACTGCGACAGATTCCGGAAGAGCCCCTTCAGCCTGTCCCAATGGGCCAGGTGTTTCTTGCCGGCGAGGAGGACGTTGCAGTCGCGCTGAGAATGGACGGATATCTGAAGGAGGGCGCAAGCACGGGCATACCCGTCGGCGTCTACCGCGCGGGCGCGACAGATTCGGTCATCTACCTCGATGCCGATTTTCTGCTCGGTCCGGAAGCGGCTCATCTCAATATTTCCGGCATGTCGGGCCTTGCCACGAAAACCAGCGCTATCGAATGGCTGCTCGCGTCAGTGTTTGCTCATTTCCCGGAAAGCAAAGGCTCAATTGCCGCAGTCTGCTTCAACGTCAAGGGTCCGGACCTGTGTTTCCTCGATCAGCCCGGACACCTCGAGGACAGGGACCGCGAGCTTTATGAAAAGATGGGTGTCAAGCCTGCGCCGTTCGAGAACGTCCGCTACTTCGCGCCGTACAACGCGAAGGGATTCGGTCTCAACACTCTCCGCTCGAACGAGGCACTGCTTGACAACGTTACGCCCCTCACGTGGGGGCTGAGGGAAGTTCTCCAGTACGCTGAAGTATTGCTGAACAAGGACGACATCGATGCAAAAGCTGATGCCCTCATTGATTTCATAAAAGAGCGGGTCGTCGACAGGAAGTTCGATCAGGATGCGCATCTTTCGCGCGAACATACAGTTCAGTCCTTTGCCGATCTGGAAGCGTGGTTCCGGGATCTTCTCCGCGGGCTGGAGAGGGCCAATTCGGAATCGTGGCGCACTCATCACATTGCCACCATCAGGAAAGTCCGCAACCGTTTGTCGAACATCTCCACGCGTTGCGCCGGACTTGTTACTGATACGGGGGACGTAAGCGATCTTCCGTTCGGGAGCTTCGAGGACCGTGCGGTGTACGTAGTGGACGTCGCCACGCTCGAGGAGGACGCACAGGATCTGATTTTCGCGCGCATCGTTTCGCGACTTCGCGAACACCTCGAGCGGCGTGATCTTGGAGTCAAGCACCTGATTGTATTCGTCGACGAACTCAACAAGTACGCGCCGGGCGACGGACCCGAAACCTACGTACGCAAAATGCTTCTCGACATTGCGGAGCGAGGCCGGTATCTCGGACTGGTTCTTTTCAGCGCGCAACAATTCCGATCTCAGGTGCATCGCAGAGTCGCCGGCAATTCCGGAACTGCTCTTTACGGGCGAATGGACGCAGACGAGCTGTCGACTCCCGGCTACTCTGTTTTGAGCCCAGCTACGCGGACACGGCTCGCGACGCTCGAAAAAGGACAGTTGATGGTTCGTCATCCGCATTTCACGCAACCGATTTTCGTTCGCTTCCCGCGTCCGGCAGTGATGCAGGGCCGGGATGGCGCGGAGCGTTATCCTCAATCTGCCGAGATCGAACTCGACACGGCGGTTTACCGCTCGTTGCGCAGTCTGGACCGATCGATAAGTCTTTCATGGGTGAAGG
Coding sequences:
- a CDS encoding multidrug efflux SMR transporter — protein: MAWVYLVVAGFLETGWAIGLKYTDGFTRLVPSVLTACAIAGSMFLLSVAARTIPIGTAYAIWVGIGAVGAVLAGIVLFDEPRDVIRLFFIMLLIVALTGLKLTAQTGSPQT
- a CDS encoding thymidine kinase, with protein sequence MMQSFHQTGGWIEVVAGVMFSGKSEELIRRVRRSMIARKRVQVFKSHLDARYAGINTVSSHDGRTVQAMPADSAAQIGQQVDPMAQVIAIDEAQFLDRGILGLVTSLAARGRRVIVAGTDTDFRGEPFGPMAELMAIAEVVDKLHAICVLCGGPASRNQRLIEGRPAPYDSPTIMVGGTESYEARCRMCFQCPVPGNSQQRSLFGAATQT
- a CDS encoding DEAD/DEAH box helicase; this translates as MESEEREDRGAGRSQNVVHTLPRSMASVPGFLTGPLERVDPSAGSTQVLVLTSDAENAVALAEAVLRMAGPAGVELFPVTTARRAARLMTGRPVLAVAGSPRDIRELVQGSHLKLHEVRTVVLAWADEILAGDPADVEALESVMGELPRDAARVVVTSRSEGRVNAFAERYLRRARRESEPVLSEDAAPIDVQYVMVSAFGRSAALRRLLDDLDPPSATVIVQSEESEAEAGRALRSLGYGGEMAQVQVSTGHVAENTHAVIFFEPPSGRTQLATAADAGAVMILALTQPREVAGLRSLAGGQVTPFTLRQAGTAARESEIALRRELATLLEAGIPAREVLALEPLLERYDGIEVAAAALRLLERERTIRKGLEASARMKSVAPRASERPATSDRDRNLSGRPPGRPVRDSRDGNPPRGTSSSRGSATGRPRDDRSGPPRDKFSRPPRPDRQ
- a CDS encoding Lrp/AsnC ligand binding domain-containing protein, producing the protein MITAIVLIKADPKTIPQCATRLAGIEGVSQVYSVSGEWDLVALVEVTDYEGVARVVTEHISAVPGLRNTQTLTAFRAYSKKDLEQAWDIGLE